One part of the Aestuariirhabdus litorea genome encodes these proteins:
- a CDS encoding mechanosensitive ion channel family protein — translation MNTLRRALAIGTLAIFGLLAISSHAAQETPANAPAAPTAQEESAGGYAMGGMVGSVQDRMDRFAQELTDLRQGLQGLPQQLAEAKASLFNGEETATDLLGLLLLMFALGAVCEKLATLRLDPLRRRMEQQQESRWYVRLGYLVLGSLFSLVALLVFTLPALLVPVIAFDAGEPPRLLLVSLLAVVVTLRFVAVLARVILAPWARGIRPLPLECEQARCFYRWTLAFALVYALMVHGSEMLLALGLQRELVLAAVVVCGLLLTLFVVAVIWLERRAINQMFAEGLSEASSASPIRQMVAQSWPFLATAWILLLWGIWAFNRFIDNDLLAGKVSLAWWATLLFPALDRLVYALLSRIAALPVLQVGSFPQRAPRVVSIILNGFRVLLAAGALIALSEAWGMGSFDMMQSRGGQQVLGRLGDVLVILLLAYVVWEVVRTLIEQHMPETQEDADAAPEGEGGAGGATRTETLLPLLRSFILVVLVVVVVLTLLHSLGIEIGPLIAGAGVVGIAVGFGAQKLVQDVISGIFFLLDDAFRRGEYIETGGLRGTVEKISMRSMRLRHHLGAVQTIPYGEIATVKNLSRDWITMKLELRLPYDTDIEKVRKTIKKVGQEMLEDEEMGPSFILPLKSQGVMRVEESALIVRMKFTSKPGEQWIIRREAFRRVRDALQQQGITFAHREVRVRLPEELEHGHPAEPAAAVAGGPSATAVGGPDPQREKLVEQATAAATTAVIAAELARQQKLDGAEEGDGEEM, via the coding sequence ATGAATACCCTTAGGCGAGCGCTGGCGATCGGGACGCTGGCGATCTTTGGCCTGCTGGCCATTTCATCCCACGCGGCTCAAGAGACCCCGGCCAACGCACCGGCAGCGCCAACGGCTCAGGAGGAGAGTGCCGGGGGGTACGCCATGGGAGGGATGGTCGGTTCGGTTCAGGACCGCATGGACCGGTTCGCACAGGAGCTGACCGACCTGCGGCAGGGGTTGCAGGGACTTCCCCAGCAGCTGGCCGAAGCGAAAGCCAGCCTCTTTAACGGCGAGGAAACGGCGACGGATCTGCTGGGGCTGTTGCTGCTGATGTTTGCGCTGGGGGCCGTCTGTGAGAAGCTGGCGACCCTGAGGCTGGATCCGCTGCGTCGACGGATGGAGCAGCAGCAAGAGTCTCGCTGGTATGTGCGCCTGGGTTATCTGGTGCTCGGGAGCCTCTTTAGCCTGGTGGCCTTGCTGGTGTTTACCCTGCCGGCGCTGTTGGTGCCGGTGATCGCATTTGATGCAGGCGAGCCGCCGCGCCTGCTATTGGTGAGCCTGCTGGCGGTGGTGGTGACCCTGCGGTTTGTTGCGGTACTGGCCCGTGTCATACTGGCCCCCTGGGCGCGGGGAATTCGCCCGCTGCCACTCGAGTGTGAGCAGGCGAGGTGCTTTTATCGTTGGACGCTCGCCTTTGCGCTGGTGTACGCATTGATGGTGCACGGGTCCGAGATGCTGCTGGCGCTTGGCCTGCAACGTGAGCTGGTGCTGGCGGCGGTCGTTGTGTGCGGATTGCTGCTGACCCTGTTTGTGGTGGCGGTGATCTGGTTAGAGCGGCGGGCCATCAACCAGATGTTTGCCGAAGGCTTGAGTGAAGCCTCATCGGCCTCCCCTATTCGCCAGATGGTAGCGCAGTCCTGGCCTTTTCTGGCCACCGCATGGATCCTCCTGTTGTGGGGTATCTGGGCCTTCAATCGCTTTATTGATAACGACCTGCTGGCGGGCAAGGTAAGTCTCGCCTGGTGGGCTACCTTGCTGTTCCCGGCCCTGGATCGCCTGGTATACGCATTGCTTTCGCGGATTGCGGCACTGCCTGTCTTGCAGGTGGGCAGCTTTCCGCAACGGGCCCCGCGGGTGGTGTCGATCATCCTTAATGGGTTCAGGGTGCTGCTGGCGGCGGGTGCGCTGATCGCCCTCAGCGAAGCCTGGGGGATGGGCTCCTTCGATATGATGCAGAGCCGTGGCGGCCAGCAGGTGCTGGGTCGGCTGGGGGATGTGCTGGTGATCCTGCTGTTGGCTTATGTGGTGTGGGAGGTGGTGCGCACTTTGATCGAACAGCATATGCCGGAGACGCAGGAGGACGCAGATGCCGCCCCCGAAGGGGAAGGCGGAGCGGGCGGGGCCACCCGCACCGAAACGCTTCTGCCGCTGCTGCGTAGCTTCATCCTGGTGGTGTTGGTGGTGGTCGTGGTACTTACCCTGCTGCACAGTTTGGGGATTGAGATCGGCCCCCTGATCGCGGGGGCGGGTGTGGTCGGTATCGCAGTGGGCTTTGGCGCCCAAAAGCTGGTGCAGGATGTGATTTCGGGTATCTTTTTCCTGCTCGATGATGCCTTCAGGCGTGGAGAATACATAGAAACCGGAGGGCTGAGGGGGACGGTAGAAAAGATCTCGATGCGATCCATGCGGCTTCGCCATCACCTGGGCGCGGTGCAAACCATCCCCTACGGCGAGATCGCCACGGTGAAAAACCTGAGCCGGGACTGGATCACCATGAAGCTTGAGCTGCGCCTTCCCTACGATACCGATATAGAGAAGGTGCGCAAAACCATCAAGAAAGTGGGGCAGGAGATGCTCGAGGATGAGGAGATGGGCCCCAGCTTTATTCTGCCCCTCAAGTCCCAGGGGGTGATGCGGGTGGAGGAGTCGGCGTTGATCGTGCGTATGAAATTCACCAGCAAGCCGGGTGAGCAGTGGATCATCCGGCGCGAGGCGTTTCGCCGGGTGCGGGATGCCCTGCAGCAGCAGGGCATCACCTTCGCGCACCGGGAGGTGCGGGTTCGGCTACCCGAAGAACTCGAACATGGGCATCCGGCGGAGCCGGCAGCGGCAGTAGCCGGTGGCCCGTCAGCGACGGCGGTAGGCGGCCCCGACCCGCAGCGGGAAAAGTTGGTCGAGCAGGCCACCGCCGCCGCGACCACCGCGGTGATCGCGGCTGAGCTGGCCCGTCAGCAGAAGCTTGATGGGGCCGAAGAGGGGGACGGTGAGGAGATGTAG
- the nadC gene encoding carboxylating nicotinate-nucleotide diphosphorylase codes for MTSTPNSNPALARDIEHTVRWALQEDIGSGDITAALIPAEQQARARIITREAAVICGVDWVNEVFRQLDPSVEIQWRVTDGDRVEPNAELFLLQGNARSLLTGERCALNFLQTLSGTATLCHRYALQVADTPVRLLDTRKTIPGLRSAQKYAVTQGGCFNHRIGLFDAFLIKENHINACGGIPQAIATAQRQAPGKPVEVEVESLAELELALTAGADIIMLDNFSLEEMREAVARNQGKAKLEASGGITRDTLLPIAQTGVDYISIGALTKDCRAIDLSMRFEELKGGSES; via the coding sequence ATGACCTCTACCCCAAACAGCAACCCGGCACTGGCCCGGGATATCGAACACACTGTCCGCTGGGCCCTGCAGGAGGATATCGGCAGTGGAGATATTACAGCAGCCCTGATACCGGCTGAGCAGCAGGCCCGCGCCCGCATTATTACCCGGGAAGCCGCCGTGATCTGTGGCGTTGACTGGGTCAACGAGGTGTTTCGCCAACTCGACCCCAGTGTCGAGATCCAGTGGCGGGTAACGGATGGGGACCGGGTCGAGCCCAACGCCGAGCTGTTCCTGCTTCAGGGCAACGCCCGCAGTCTGCTCACCGGAGAGCGCTGCGCCCTCAACTTCCTGCAGACGCTGTCCGGCACAGCCACCCTGTGCCACCGGTATGCCCTGCAGGTGGCCGACACCCCGGTGCGCCTGCTTGATACACGCAAAACCATTCCGGGGCTTCGCAGTGCGCAGAAATACGCCGTCACCCAGGGGGGCTGCTTCAACCACCGTATCGGGCTGTTTGATGCGTTCCTGATCAAGGAGAACCACATCAACGCCTGCGGCGGAATCCCCCAGGCGATCGCCACCGCCCAGCGCCAGGCACCCGGCAAGCCGGTGGAAGTGGAGGTGGAGTCGCTGGCAGAGCTGGAGCTGGCCTTAACCGCCGGCGCCGACATCATCATGCTGGATAACTTCAGCCTGGAGGAGATGCGTGAAGCGGTCGCCCGCAATCAGGGGAAGGCCAAGCTGGAAGCCTCGGGCGGCATCACCCGTGACACCCTGCTGCCGATCGCACAAACCGGCGTGGACTATATCTCGATCGGTGCCCTGACCAAGGATTGCCGGGCCATTGACCTGTCAATGCGATTCGAGGAGCTCAAGGGCGGGAGCGAAAGCTAG
- a CDS encoding retropepsin-like aspartic protease family protein, with protein MAAENPHKRRGHWMIAIAWIIGLALLTRYFAGVEEQQYNPNSTPQSRLDADGLPELVLRQNRFGHYLLTGAINGQPATLLLDTGATAVVVAESLARKAGLQRGVAGYANTANGRVRVFSTRIASLQMGEIVLYDVPASINPAMQGDEVLLGMSALRQLEFTQRGQELTLRPLPPG; from the coding sequence TGGATGATCGCGATCGCCTGGATCATCGGCCTGGCGCTGCTGACCCGTTACTTTGCCGGGGTCGAGGAGCAGCAATACAACCCCAATAGCACCCCCCAAAGTCGACTCGATGCCGATGGCCTGCCGGAGCTGGTGCTCCGGCAAAACCGCTTCGGCCACTACCTGCTGACAGGCGCCATCAACGGTCAACCCGCCACCCTGCTACTGGATACCGGTGCCACGGCGGTTGTGGTCGCCGAAAGCCTGGCCCGCAAGGCAGGACTGCAAAGGGGTGTCGCCGGGTATGCCAATACAGCCAACGGCCGGGTGCGGGTATTCAGCACCCGCATTGCCAGCCTGCAGATGGGCGAGATTGTGCTGTACGACGTCCCTGCCAGCATTAATCCCGCCATGCAGGGGGACGAGGTCTTGCTCGGCATGAGCGCCCTGCGGCAGCTGGAGTTTACCCAGCGCGGCCAGGAGCTCACCCTGAGGCCGCTCCCCCCGGGCTAA